The Primulina tabacum isolate GXHZ01 chromosome 16, ASM2559414v2, whole genome shotgun sequence genome window below encodes:
- the LOC142529587 gene encoding glucan endo-1,3-beta-glucosidase 5-like, translating to MKKPWSLVVILGLCMISCADAFIGINWGRFSSQTMIPSMVVDLLLQNDLKDVRIFQQSNNVLEAFYNSGIRATTGLSNNVIDNYLNMSTVQWWIEEKILKFEKVMQFRYVTIGNDPFSPTFSSKIYLNAVKVLKNMQEGFKINNRPHIKATMPHYTDVLTVTNTSKPSEVDFQPDIKDKMLEYVSFLRDHDAPFMLSVFPIHFVNNNSLDLEFAFMENKSSHYIKDINATYNNAFELLYDSLHWALYKAGAGNVKIAIAAIGWPTDGYPGASVQNAERFYGSFLPYIASGKGTPMRPNEKIDVFLNSLSDENKIRVEAGTFQRHWGIYKFNGEPKYRIDFSGKGEHTYPSVAKGVVHMPNRWCVFNKNLDDPRLVDNMKKMACNFSDCSSLEEGGSCHNLSYEDKVSYAFNGYFQTKGQAADSTHEECDMSGLGEVVSENPSTGTCEFPVEILSAEYAVQGATFGVDNHGGERVHGWVSAYVVLLAMSILWNLD from the exons atgaaGAAGCCATGGAGCTTAGTCGTTATATTGGGGCTGTGCATGATTTCATGCGCAGATGCATTTATAGGAATAAACTGGGGAAGATTTAGCTCCCAAACAATGATCCCTTCCATGGTCGTGGATTTGCTGTTGCAGAATGACCTTAAAGATGTCAGAATTTTTCAGCAATCAAACAACGTTTTGGAGGCTTTCTATAACAGTGGAATCAGAGCTACGACCGGTCTCTCTAATAACGTGATAGATAATTATCTAAACATGTCAACAGTGCAATGGTGGATAGAAGAAAAGATACTCAAGTTTGAAAAAGTGATGCAATTTCG GTATGTCACCATCGGAAATGATCCCTTTTCTCCGACATTCAGCAGCAAAATTTACCTCAACGCAGTAAAAGTTTTGAAGAATATGCAAGAAGGGTTTAAGATCAACAACAGACCACATATCAAAGCAACAATGCCACATTACACAGACGTCCTCACTGTCACAAATACTTCGAAGCCATCCGAAGTCGATTTCCAGCCCGATATCAAAGACAAAATGCTAGAATATGTAAGTTTCCTTAGGGATCATGATGCCCCTTTCATGCTTTCCGTGTTCCCGATTCACTTCGTGAACAATAACAGCTTGGATTTGGAATTCGCATTTATGGAGAACAAATCGAGTCACTACATAAAAGACATAAACGCGACCTACAATAATGCATTCGAATTATTATACGATTCATTGCATTGGGCTTTGTATAAAGCCGGCGCGGGAAACGTGAAAATCGCAATTGCAGCCATCGGTTGGCCTACGGATGGTTACCCAGGAGCCAGCGTCCAAAATGCGGAACGTTTTTACGGAAGCTTTCTCCCTTACATCGCCAGTGGAAAAGGGACCCCCATGAGACCCAACGAGAAAATCGACGTGTTCTTAAACAGCCTGTCTGACGAAAACAAGATACGTGTCGAAGCGGGTACGTTCCAGCGTCACTGGGGAATCTATAAATTCAACGGGGAGCCCAAATACAGGATCGATTTCTCTGGAAAGGGAGAGCATACCTATCCCAGCGTTGCTAAAGGAGTGGTACACATGCCGAACCGATGGTGTGTCTTCAATAAGAACCTTGATGACCCTAGGTTAGTGGACAATATGAAGAaaatggcatgcaacttttcgGATTGCTCGAGTTTGGAGGAGGGGGGATCGTGCCACAATTTATCTTATGAGGACAAGGTTTCTTACGCGTTCAACGGCTACTTTCAGACAAAGGGGCAGGCAGCTGACTCGACGCATGAAGAATGCGACATGAGTGGGTTGGGGGAGGTTGTGTCAGAAAATCCATCGACGGGGACATGCGAGTTTCCGGTTGAGATTTTGTCGGCAGAATATGCCGTTCAAGGAGCAACATTCGGCGTCGATAACCACGGCGGAGAGAGAGTACATGGGTGGGTATCTGCATATGTTGTGCTTTTAGCCATGAGTATCTTATGGAACCTTGATTAG
- the LOC142528499 gene encoding uncharacterized protein LOC142528499: MRFIWTPFGIRAHFTQEYAPPSYYAAKEEEFNQLVQGNKSVVEYASQFSALLPYVPHVARNDQAKLSRFLHGLQRTVHTLVMTGSPTTYIQAVEKAKKIEASLLRGVPQPGPSSVSQYVDASGFTSISACTIIPTTQTAEVQGFQGTFHNCGQVGHYARVCPNSGRQQFQPQQFGQVPRGPVIRPYASTQSFQQSSSSYPPPRDPIQQPFPGPQQAQVHALTQDQAQDAPGGVIAVATLAGVYLMSREIVLNCVIRFEGNIMITNLIKLAMTDFDCILGMDVLTNYRATVDCFHGVIRFRPYYGSKWNFYGYDSQSRIPLVSAMEMFRLLSIGNEGFLIYALDAKREERLKVSDISVVKDFPDVFPDEISGFPPQREIDLSIELMLGTNPISRAPYRLAPTKLKELKEQLQDLLEKGYIRPIMSPWGAPVLFVKKKDGTMRMCSIIGS; the protein is encoded by the exons ATGCGATTCATTTGGACTCCGTTTGGTATTCGTGCTCACTTTACCCAAGAATATGCACCACCATCATATTATGCTGCTAAAGAAGAAGAGTTCAATCAGTTGGTGCAGGGCAACAAATCAGTGGTGGAATATGCTTCACAGTTTTCTGCTCTTTTGCCCTATGTTCCACATGTTGCTAGGAATGATCAGGCTAAACTATCACGTTTTCTGCACGGGTTGCAGCGGACTGTTCATACTTTGGTAATGACTGGATCGCCTACTACGTATATTCAAGCAGTGGAAAAGGCGAAGAAAATTGAAGCAAGTTTGCTCAGAGGAGTCCCACAGCCAGGTCCATCATCTGTTTCTCAGTATGTCGATGCCAGTGGATTTACCTCCATATCAGCCTGTACAATCATACCAACAACCCAAACAGCAGAGGTACAAG GATTTCAGGGGACTTTTCATAATTGTGGTCAGGTTGGACATTACGCCAGGGTATGTCCTAATTCAGGGAGACAGCAGTTCCAGCCACAACAATTTGGTCAAGTTCCTCGTGGACCAGTCATTAGACCATATGCTTCTACCCAATCATTTCAGCAGTCCAGTTCCAGTTACCCACCTCCCAGAGATCCTATTCAGCAGCCATTTCCAGGGCCACAGCAAGCCCAAGTCCATGCTTTGACTCAGGACCAGGCTCAGGATGCACCAGGAggagtgattgcag TTGCTACTCTTGCCGGTGTATATTTGATGTCCCGTGAGATAGTTTTGAACTGTGTGATTAGATTTGAGGGTAATATTATGATAACAAATCTAATCAAATTAGctatgactgattttgactgtattctgGGTATGGATGTGTTGACGAATTATCGAGCCACTGTGGATTGTTTCCATGGAGTTATCAGATTTAGACCGTATTATGGCAgcaaatggaatttttatggttaTGATTCACAGTCTCGAATTCCATTAGTATCTGCAATGGAAATGTTCAGGTTGTTGTCAATCGGCAATGAAGGATTTTTGATCTATGCTCTTGATGCAAAACGGGAAGAACGATTGAAAGTTTCAGACATTTCCGTTGTCAAGGATtttccagatgtatttcctgatgagatttCAGGTTTTCCACCTCAAAGGGAAATAGATCTTAGCATTGAATTAATGCTAGGGACGaatcctatttctagagcaccTTATCGTTTAGCCCCGACAAAGttgaaagaacttaaagaaCAACTTCAGGATTTACTAGAAAAAGGCTATATCAGACCCATTAtgtcgccttggggagctccagtattgtttgtaaagaagaaagacggaacgATGAGAATGTGCTCGATTATCGGCAGTTGA
- the LOC142529432 gene encoding V-type proton ATPase subunit D-like has product MSGQSQRLNVVPTVTMLGAMKARLIGATRGHALLKKKSDALTVQFRQILKNIVSTKESVGDIMKSSSFALTEAKYVAGENIKHIVRENVQSASLKVRSRQENIAGVKLPKFEHYIDGETKNALTGLARGGQQVQACRTAYIKSIELLVELASLQTSFLTLDEAIKTTNRRVNALENVVKPRLENTISYIKGELDELEREDFFRLKKIQGYKRRELERQREAAKAYADEKVAEEISLKKGISMNSAHNMLSQAMQKDEDIIF; this is encoded by the coding sequence atgtcTGGACAGAGCCAGCGCTTGAATGTTGTTCCAACTGTTACAATGCTTGGAGCAATGAAAGCTCGACTTATTGGGGCTACGAGAGGCCATGCTTTGCTCAAGAAGAAGAGTGATGCTTTGACTGTGCAATTTCGACAAATTCTCAAGAATATCGTCTCAACAAAAGAGTCAGTGGGAGATATCATGAAAAGTTCTTCTTTTGCTCTCACGGAAGCTAAATATGTAGCTGGTGAGAATATCAAGCACATCGTTCGTGAAAATGTCCAAAGTGCGTCACTTAAGGTGCGATCGCGTCAGGAAAATATTGCTGGGGTAAAACTTCCTAAATTCGAACACTACATTGACGGAGAGACTAAAAATGCCTTGACTGGATTGGCAAGAGGAGGCCAACAGGTTCAAGCTTGTCGCACAGCATATATAAAATCGATCGAGCTTCTTGTAGAGCTTGCCAGTCTTCAAACTTCATTCTTGACCCTTGATGAGGCGATCAAGACCACAAATCGTAGAGTCAATGCCCTGGAGAATGTTGTAAAGCCACGACTAGAGAATACGATAAGTTATATCAAGGGAGAGTTAGATGAATTGGAAAGGGAGGATTTCTTTAGACTGAAAAAGATACAAGGTTACAAGAGGAGAGAGCTCGAGAGACAGCGTGAAGCTGCCAAGGCATATGCAGACGAGAAGGTTGCGGAGGAAATCTCTTTGAAGAAGGGCATTTCTATGAATTCGGCACACAACATGTTGTCACAAGCTATGCAGAAAGATGAGGACATAATCTTTTGA
- the LOC142529600 gene encoding glucan endo-1,3-beta-glucosidase 8-like, which produces MLSRGDTDTIMKKPLSPNFSFILGLCMISWSYNYSCADAFIGINWGRLSSQRLIPSMVVDLLLQNEINNVRIFQQVDNVLEAFYNSGINVTLGLSNNALVNYLNETEAKGWVEDKIIRYKNVLNFRYVTVGNNPFSRTFYNKTYDNAVDVLTIMQTQLNKHDMSSIKATIPHYTDVFNLTNTSRPSETDFREDIKENMVKYVTFLRKNDAPFFLSVFPIHYVNNNSLDFDFAFMDNRSSHKVNDGNVTYTNAFELLYDSCHWALAKANATSVKIVIGAIGWPTDSYPGANVTNAERFYKTFLPFIASGKGTPMRPNQTINVFLNNLSDENRLFLELGSFQRHWGIYKFNGEPKYRIDFSGKGRDLYPSTAKGVIFMPNRWCVFNGNLDDPGKVEYMKSLACSESDCSSLDLGGSCENLTYVEKVSYAFNRYFQTKGQASQTSNDKCHMGGLGKLVPNDPSNGTCMFPVEILSAEHVIEGATFGASGSSRDRVHGRMSASAGLLALTVLWMIL; this is translated from the exons ATGTTGAGCAGAGGAGATACAGATACGATTATGAAGAAGCCATTGAGTCCAAACTTTAGTTTTATACTTGGTCTTTGTATGATATCATGGTCATACAATTATTCATGTGCAGATGCATTTATTGGCATAAACTGGGGAAGATTGAGCTCTCAAAGATTGATCCCTTCAATGGTTGTTGATTTGCTGTTACAGAATGAGATCAACAATGTCAGGATTTTTCAGCAAGTAGATAATGTTTTGGAGGCTTTCTATAATAGTGGAATTAATGTCACCCTTGGTCTCTCTAATAACGCATTGGTCAATTATTTAAACGAAACAGAAGCAAAAGGGTGGGTAGAGGATAAGATCATTCGTTACAAAAATGTACTGAATTTCAG GTATGTCACCGTTGGAAATAATCCCTTTTCCCGAACATTCTACAACAAAACATACGATAACGCGGTAGATGTGTTGACGATCATGCAAACACAGCTGAACAAACATGACATGTCATCTATCAAAGCAACAATCCCACATTACACTGATGTCTTCAATCTGACGAATACTTCGAGGCCATCAGAAACCGATTTCCGAGAAGATATCAAAGAGAACATGGTGAAATACGTGACATTCCTCAGAAAAAACGATGCTCCTTTCTTCTTGAGCGTGTTCCCGATTCACTACGTGAACAACAATAGCTTGGATTTTGATTTTGCATTTATGGACAACAGATCGAGTCACAAGGTAAACGACGGAAACGTGACGTACACAAATGCATTCGAATTATTATACGATTCATGTCATTGGGCTTTGGCTAAAGCCAACGCGACAAGCGTGAAAATCGTAATCGGAGCCATCGGTTGGCCTACGGATAGTTACCCGGGAGCCAACGTTACAAATGCCGAACGTTTTTACAAAACCTTTCTCCCTTTTATCGCCAGTGGAAAAGGGACCCCCATGAGACCCAACCAGACGATCAACGTGTTCTTAAATAACCTGTCCGATGAAAACCGTTTGTTTCTCGAATTGGGCTCGTTCCAGCGTCATTGGGGGATCTATAAATTCAACGGGGAGCCCAAATACAGGATCGATTTCTCTGGAAAGGGAAGGGATTTGTATCCCAGCACGGCTAAAGGGGTGATATTCATGCCGAATAGGTGGTGTGTGTTTAATGGGAACTTGGACGACCCCGGGAAAGTGGAGTACATGAAGAGCCTGGCGTGCAGCGAATCGGATTGCTCAAGTTTGGACCTGGGGGGATCGTGCGAGAATTTAACTTATGTGGAGAAGGTTTCGTATGCATTCAACAGGTACTTCCAGACCAAGGGGCAGGCCTCTCAGACGTCGAATGATAAATGCCACATGGGTGGATTGGGGAAGTTGGTGCCGAATGATCCATCTAACGGGACATGCATGTTTCCGGTGGAGATTTTGTCCGCTGAACATGTCATTGAAGGAGCAACGTTTGGCGCCTCGGGCAGCAGCAGAGACAGAGTACATGGGCGGATGTCTGCATCAGCTGGGCTTTTAGCGTTGACGGTGCTTTGGATGATCTTATAG
- the LOC142528498 gene encoding glucan endo-1,3-beta-glucosidase 5-like, translated as MRRCIYRQKLGKIELPEIGVPSMVVDILLQNGIEDVRIFQQADNVLEAFYGSGIRASLGLSNTLLAEYTNETRTSVWIRDKIIKYEDVMKFRYVTLGTSPFSPVFQSKIYFNAVDAVRTMQTQLNRRNRSNIKATIPHYTDVLNLTNTLRPSEADFRDDIKEKMIEYVTILKINDSPFFLNMFPIHFVNNNSLDFDFAFMDRRSNYSIKDTNATYTNAFELLYDSCHWALAKANATSVKIVIGAIGWPTDSYPGANVTNAERFFRTFLPYIVSGTGTPMRPNQNIDVFINNLSDENRMLTPLGGFQRHWGIYKFNGEPKYQIDFSGKGRDIHPSTAKGVVSMPNRWCMFNGNLADPRKVELLKRMACNETDCSSLDEGGSCSHLTYEDKVSYAFNRYFQAQGQSSESSNEECDMDGLGMVVSKDPSNGICEFPVEILSAENAVEGATFGSIDNGGERIHERISASVGVLASTLLWMII; from the exons ATGCGCAGATGCATTTATAGGCAAAAACTGGGGAAGATTGAGCTCCCAGAGATTGGTGTACCTTCCATGGTTGTTGATATTCTGTTACAGAATGGGATCGAAGATGTCAGGATTTTTCAGCAAGCAGACAATGTTTTGGAGGCTTTCTATGGAAGTGGAATCAGAGCTTCCCTTGGTCTCTCTAATACGTTATTGGCGGAATATACAAACGAAACAAGAACAAGTGTTTGGATAAGGGACAAGATAATCAAGTATGAAGATGTAATGAAATTTCG GTACGTCACCCTTGGAACTAGTCCCTTTTCTCCAGTGTTCCAAAGCAAAATTTACTTTAACGCAGTAGATGCCGTAAGGACAATGCAGACACAGCTTAACCGACGTAACAGATCAAATATCAAAGCAACAATCCCACATTACACAGATGTCCTCAATCTGACAAATACTTTGAGGCCATCGGAAGCAGATTTCCGGGACGATATCAAAGAGAAAATGATAGAATACGTAACAATCCTCAAAATCAACGATTCCCCTTTCTTCTTGAACATGTTCCCGATTCATTTCGTGAACAATAATAGCTTGGATTTTGATTTTGCATTTATGGACCGCAGATCGAATTACAGCATAAAAGACACAAACGCGACCTACACAAATGCATTCGAGTTATTATACGATTCATGCCATTGGGCTTTGGCTAAAGCCAACGCGACAAGCGTGAAAATCGTAATCGGAGCCATCGGCTGGCCTACGGATAGTTACCCGGGAGCCAACGTTACAAATGCGGAACGTTTTTTCAGAACCTTTCTCCCTTACATTGTCAGTGGAACAGGCACGCCTATGAGACCCAACCAGAATATCGACGTGTTCATAAATAACCTGTCCGATGAAAACCGGATGCTTACCCCATTGGGTGGGTTCCAGCGTCACTGGGGGATCTATAAATTCAACGGGGAGCCCAAATACCAGATCGATTTCTCTGGAAAGGGGAGAGATATCCATCCCAGCACGGCTAAAGGAGTGGTATCCATGCCGAATAGGTGGTGCATGTTTAATGGGAACCTGGCAGACCCCAGGAAAGTCGAGTTACTGAAGAGAATGGCGTGCAATGAAACGGATTGCTCAAGTTTGGATGAGGGGGGATCGTGCTCCCATTTAACTTATGAGGACAAGGTTTCCTACGCGTTCAACAGGTACTTCCAGGCGCAGGGGCAGTCATCTGAGTCGTCGAATGAAGAATGCGACATGGATGGGTTGGGGATGGTGGTGTCAAAAGATCCATCTAACGGGATATGTGAGTTTCCAGTGGAGATTTTGTCGGCGGAAAATGCCGTTGAAGGAGCAACATTTGGCTCCATAGACAACGGCGGGGAGAGAATACACGAGAGGATATCTGCATCTGTCGGGGTTTTAGCGTCGACTCTACTTTGGATGATCATATAG
- the LOC142528500 gene encoding uncharacterized protein LOC142528500 yields the protein MDEWRLDVALLRSWHGWPLLLLLMRFIWTPFGIRAHFTQEYAPPSYYAAKEEEFNQLVQGNKSVVEYASQFSALLPYVPHVARNDQAKLSRFLHGLQRTVHTLVMTGSPTTYIQAVEKAKKIEASLLRGVPQPGPSSVSQYVDASGFTSISACTVIPTTQTAEVQGFQGTFHNCGQVGHYARQSSSSYPPPRDPIQQPFPGPQQAQVHALTQDQAQDAPGGVIAVATLAGVYLMSREIVLNCVIRFEGNIMITNLIKLAMTDFDCILGMDVLTNYRATVDCFHGVIRFRPYYGSKWNFYGYDSQSRIPLVSAMEMFRLLSIGNEGFLIYALDAKREERLKVSDISVVKDFPDVFPDEISGFPPQREIDLSIELMLGTNPISRAPYRLAPTKLKELKEQLQDLLEKGYIRPIMSPWGAPVLFVKKKDGTMRMCSIIGS from the exons atggatgagTGGCGACTTGATGTTGCGTTGCTACgttcctggcacgggtggccactgttactgttgtTGATGCGATTCATTTGGACTCCGTTTGGTATTCGTGCTCACTTTACCCAAGAATATGCACCACCATCATATTATGCTGCTAAAGAAGAAGAGTTCAATCAGTTGGTGCAGGGCAACAAATCAGTGGTGGAATATGCTTCACAGTTTTCTGCTCTTTTGCCCTATGTTCCACATGTTGCTAGGAATGATCAGGCTAAACTATCACGTTTTCTGCACGGGTTGCAGCGGACTGTTCATACTTTGGTAATGACTGGATCGCCTACTACGTATATTCAAGCAGTGGAAAAGGCGAAGAAAATTGAAGCAAGTTTGCTCAGAGGAGTCCCACAGCCAGGTCCATCATCTGTTTCTCAGTATGTCGATGCCAGTGGATTTACCTCCATATCAGCCTGTACAGTCATACCAACAACCCAAACAGCAGAGGTACAAG GATTTCAGGGGACTTTTCATAATTGTGGTCAGGTTGGACATTACGCCAGG CAGTCCAGTTCCAGTTACCCACCTCCCAGAGATCCTATTCAGCAGCCATTTCCAGGGCCACAGCAAGCCCAAGTCCATGCTTTGACTCAGGACCAGGCTCAGGATGCACCAGGAggagtgattgcag TTGCTACTCTTGCCGGTGTATATTTGATGTCCCGTGAGATAGTTTTGAACTGTGTGATTAGATTTGAGGGTAATATTATGATAACAAATCTAATCAAATTAGctatgactgattttgattgtattctGGGTATGGATGTGTTGACGAATTATCGAGCCACTGTGGATTGTTTCCATGGAGTTATCAGATTTAGACCGTATTATGGCAgcaaatggaatttttatggttaTGATTCACAGTCTCGAATTCCATTAGTATCTGCAATGGAAATGTTCAGGTTGTTGTCAATCGGCAATGAAGGATTTTTGATCTATGCTCTTGATGCAAAACGGGAAGAACGATTGAAAGTTTCAGACATTTCCGTTGTCAAGGATtttccagatgtatttcctgatgagatttCAGGTTTTCCACCTCAAAGGGAAATAGATCTTAGCATTGAATTAATGCTAGGGACGaatcctatttctagagcaccTTATCGTTTAGCCCCGACAAAGttgaaagaacttaaagaaCAACTTCAGGATTTACTAGAAAAAGGCTATATCAGACCCATTAtgtcgccttggggagctccagtattgtttgtaaagaagaaagacggaacgATGAGAATGTGCTCGATTATCGGCAGTTGA